The proteins below come from a single Mycolicibacterium sp. TY81 genomic window:
- a CDS encoding mammalian cell entry protein, with translation MAEHDDAAAGELTDGGGVAVLDPEIDDIDETDADDAGDTDGADERVDEPAKPKRVRRLAAVLGLVLVVALSTLVGWLVVRTHRATDVDERQSQIVQAARQGALNLTTIDWQRADADVQRILDSATGEFYDDFAKRSAPFINVVKEAKSTSTGSITEAGLESESGDSAQVLVAVAVKTSNVGAPEQQPREWRMRLAVQKVGDVMKVSNVEFVP, from the coding sequence ATGGCAGAGCATGATGACGCCGCAGCCGGGGAGCTGACCGACGGCGGTGGGGTCGCCGTCCTCGACCCCGAGATCGATGACATCGACGAGACGGATGCCGATGACGCCGGTGACACGGACGGTGCCGATGAGCGCGTCGACGAGCCCGCGAAGCCGAAGCGGGTGCGCCGGCTCGCGGCGGTGCTCGGGCTGGTCCTGGTGGTCGCGCTGAGCACGCTGGTCGGCTGGCTGGTGGTCCGCACGCACCGCGCGACCGACGTCGACGAGCGGCAGAGCCAGATCGTGCAGGCCGCCCGGCAGGGCGCCCTGAACCTGACGACCATCGACTGGCAGCGCGCCGACGCCGACGTCCAGCGCATCCTCGACAGCGCGACCGGCGAGTTCTACGACGACTTCGCCAAGCGCTCAGCACCTTTCATCAATGTCGTCAAGGAGGCGAAGTCGACGTCCACCGGGTCGATCACCGAGGCCGGGCTGGAATCGGAGTCTGGCGACTCGGCTCAGGTGCTGGTCGCGGTGGCCGTCAAGACCTCCAATGTCGGTGCGCCGGAACAACAACCACGCGAGTGGCGGATGCGCCTCGCGGTGCAGAAAGTCGGTGATGTGATGAAGGTGTCGAACGTGGAGTTTGTGCCGTGA